The nucleotide sequence AGGCCATTGAGGAGCGACCGTGACCCGGCCCGAGGTGACGTACTTCCGCGCCCGCCCCGCCGACCCCGGCGCCTTCAAGGGCCCGCCCCGTGCCTGCCTCCTGTGCCTGTTCGGCCTCTGCCATCGCTGCACGGGCCGCATGGTCGTCCGCGACGTCCACGGCGGCCGGCGAGACGAGGCGTGCGAACACCAGCACCGGCCCGGCCGCGGACCGGTCGCCCGGGTGATCGCCGACATCCCAGTACGGAGCCGGTCGTGAGGCCGCCCGTGCCGTACCACGGCGGGAAGCAGCGGATCGCCGACCAAATCGTCGCGCTGCTGCCGCCGCACGAGCACTACGTGGAGCCGTACTGCGGCGGGCTGTCGGTACTGCTGGCCAAGCCTCGCAGCCGGATGGAGACCGTCAACGACCTCGACGGCGAGCTGGTGACGTACTGGCGCGTGCTGCGAGATCGTCCCGGCGACCTCGAGGTGGCGGTTGGGCTCACCCCGCACTCCCGCGCCGAACACGTCGCCGCCTTCACTCCCGCCGCCGATGACCTCGAGGTGGCCCGCCGGGTCCACGTCCGACTGACGCAAGGCGTCAACGCCCGACTGCGGCCCACCGGCTGGCGCTGGCATCGGAAGACAGCCGGCGGGTCCACGATGACCGGCTACCTCGCCTGGTACCGCGACAGGATCCCCGCCGCCGCCGAGCGCCTTGTGGGAGTGTCGCTCGACTGCCGCCCCGCGCTCGAGGTGGCGCGCGAGTACGGCACCGAACCGTCGGCGCTGTTGTACGTCGACCCGCCGTACCCGGCCGAGGTTCGCAACAGCAGTAACTACCGGTGCGAGATGTCCGACCCGGCAGATCACCGCGAACTGGCCAAGGCACTCCACGAGTGCCGCGCCGCGGTCGTCGTGTCCGGGTACGCGTGCGACCTCTACGACCGGGAGCTGTACCCCGACTGGCACCGCCACGAGATCGCCGCCCAGACCACGCAGGGCGGCTCAGCGAAGGCGACCGCCGAGGTGCTCTGGTCGAACCGCCCGCTCGGCGTCCAGGGTGCCCTGTTCGACGTCGGGGGGCGGTCGGCATGACCGAGGGGCCGACGCTGCTCCCCACCGGCCGGCGCACCATCTGGCGCCAATACCTGGCCGGCGGACGGATCAACGCGGCCCCATGGGAGCACACCCGATCCGCCGGCGGCGTCGTCGGCAGCTGCCCCTGCGGCGGCTACCTCCGACCCGGCCCGCCGTACTGGATCGACAAACGCCAGTGGTTCCCCTCCACCTGCACAACCTGCGGCGCCGACTCGGCCGACCCCGGCCCGGCGCCCACCCGCAAGAGACGAGGAAGTAAGTGAGCGCGCCCTACCAGTTGTTCGACGTCCTGCCGGCACACATCGCCGACGCGCTGCGCGCCAGCATCGAGCGTTTCGGCGTGCTCGTCCCCGTGGTCCGCGACCAGCACGGCAACACGATCGACGGCCACCACCGCGCCCGGATTGCCGACGAGCTCGGCGTGGAGTACCGGGTCGACGTCGTCCAGGTCGCCGACGAAGACGAGGCACGGGAGGTGGCCCGGCACCTGAACTCCCGGCGTCGGCACCTGACCGGCGAGCAGTTGCGCGAGCACATCGTGATGCTGGCGCAGCGCGCCACCCCGGCAGGCATCGGGGAGTTGTCGCAGCGCGAAATCGCGCAGGTGGCAGGTGTCGCCCCGTCGTACGTCAACAAGGTGCTGAGCGACCCGCAGGTGTTCACCAGTGAACACCTGCCGGACTCCCGACGGGGCGCCGACGGGAAGGTTTACCCGGCTCGCCGACCAGAGTCCGCCCCGGCCCCGGCACCGCTGCCCACCCCTGAGCCGACCGCCGATGCGGTGGCGTGCGAGGCATGCGGCACCGAACTCCCCGACGACCAAGCCAAGGCCGGCTACCTCCGCTGCGACGAATGCGACGGCGAAGGCGACCACTACTCGGAGAACTTCCCCAACGGCCCCGGCCGGTGCGTCATGTGCCACGGCCGCCCCGAGGACCAGGACGAGCGCGAGACCACCCCGCCGCCGGCCATCGAGCCCGAGCCGGCCCCGGAGCCGCAGTGGTCCGATGACGAGCTGGCGCTGCGCGCCGAACTCGAGGCCGGCCGCACCGTCGTCGTCTCCCTGCGCGCCCACCACGCCAACCTCACCCGGTGGGCCGACGCCGCCGGGCTGCTCGTCCGCATCGACCGGCGCACCGACTGGGGCAACCCGTTCGAGATGCCCGCCGACGGCGACCGCCAGACCGTCATCCGGAACTACGCCGACCACTACCTGCCGCACAAGCCATCACTGCTCGACCGGATCGAATCGCTGACCGGCAAGGCGCTCGCGTGCTGGTGCGCCCCCGACGACTGCCACGGCGACGTGCTGAAGGAGGCGACCGAGCAGTGATGGTCCTGGACGACTTCGTGATGCTCGGCACCACCGTGCCCGAGCCGAACAGCGACGGCCGGGTGTTCGTCTGCTCGGCCGGCTACTCGGCCACGCTGCGGAGCCTCGTCCGGGTGTACCCGCTCGCCCGGCACGGCGCCCCCGCCCGCTGGTCGGTCAACACTGTCCGCCTGGAGCGGAACCCGCGCGACTCCCGGCCCGAGTCCTACCGGCTCGCCGGAGACCGCCGCCCCGGCGTGCACCAGCACATCAACCGGGTCTTCGAGGCGACCGGCACCGTACCGCGGACCGCCCGCGCCGA is from Micromonospora sp. WMMD1102 and encodes:
- a CDS encoding DNA adenine methylase — translated: MRPPVPYHGGKQRIADQIVALLPPHEHYVEPYCGGLSVLLAKPRSRMETVNDLDGELVTYWRVLRDRPGDLEVAVGLTPHSRAEHVAAFTPAADDLEVARRVHVRLTQGVNARLRPTGWRWHRKTAGGSTMTGYLAWYRDRIPAAAERLVGVSLDCRPALEVAREYGTEPSALLYVDPPYPAEVRNSSNYRCEMSDPADHRELAKALHECRAAVVVSGYACDLYDRELYPDWHRHEIAAQTTQGGSAKATAEVLWSNRPLGVQGALFDVGGRSA
- a CDS encoding DUF4326 domain-containing protein, producing MSAPYQLFDVLPAHIADALRASIERFGVLVPVVRDQHGNTIDGHHRARIADELGVEYRVDVVQVADEDEAREVARHLNSRRRHLTGEQLREHIVMLAQRATPAGIGELSQREIAQVAGVAPSYVNKVLSDPQVFTSEHLPDSRRGADGKVYPARRPESAPAPAPLPTPEPTADAVACEACGTELPDDQAKAGYLRCDECDGEGDHYSENFPNGPGRCVMCHGRPEDQDERETTPPPAIEPEPAPEPQWSDDELALRAELEAGRTVVVSLRAHHANLTRWADAAGLLVRIDRRTDWGNPFEMPADGDRQTVIRNYADHYLPHKPSLLDRIESLTGKALACWCAPDDCHGDVLKEATEQ